A segment of the Streptomyces sp. XD-27 genome:
TCGTACAGGGCGCGCCCGGCGTCGGTCGCGCCGAGAACGCCGAGGACCGCGCCCTCCTCCAGGGCGCGGTCGGCGAGCGCACGCATCACGAAGTCGCCCAGTCCGCGCCGCCGATGGGCCTCCTCGGTCACCACCCGGTCCACGACCACGGCTTCCCCCAGGGCCGCCATCTGCCCCTGGGCCGCCTGCTCACCCGCCGCATCCAGCACCCGGACGCAGGTGACGGCTCCCATGGTCTCCACGGTCGCGGTGTACCCCTCGGGTGCGACCGGGTTCGTGGCCATCAGGTCGACGGCCATCAGATGTCCGGTCTCCTCCCAGGCCACCACCCACCCCCCGGACAGCCAGGGCTCGATCTCCTCCGGCTCCGCGGGCATCTTCATCCAGGTCCGCGGCACGGACACCGAGGCGGCGGCGCTGCGGACCCACGACTCCTGGGCCTCGGG
Coding sequences within it:
- a CDS encoding GNAT family N-acetyltransferase gives rise to the protein MVADIVTTWVAGWAVSRRTPPPVEKPWGFYVEVAGNPDEVGRHVLPEAQESWVRSAAASVSVPRTWMKMPAEPEEIEPWLSGGWVVAWEETGHLMAVDLMATNPVAPEGYTATVETMGAVTCVRVLDAAGEQAAQGQMAALGEAVVVDRVVTEEAHRRRGLGDFVMRALADRALEEGAVLGVLGATDAGRALYETLGWKKHATLAECVYRP